The following coding sequences lie in one Rhizobium rhododendri genomic window:
- a CDS encoding helix-turn-helix domain-containing protein, whose translation MLVNPHAGRGIDMSDAIPPEAPHVATTDTPVPNWGRLVRSDFGTAAWNRRNAGEISQSIPHHLVLLSFKPFSNRESRLGGTRIRTASAASGCCEIVPAGADYWARWHEPKEVAAFSLSQKWLDDLAQSDLDLPAATVVADALPVVDRRVGLLGGMLRDELRSGTHGTMASLELDSLLNLLGIHLIRQYGVARPQKDLGGLSDRQFRQVRDHMQAHLTDGVRLDALAALVELSSSQMLRSFRRRTGTSPHQYFTRLRLDQARALIVNGRLPLAEIALNCGFSSQSHLTAIMRREDGLTPGALRV comes from the coding sequence TTGTTAGTAAATCCGCACGCCGGACGGGGAATAGACATGTCAGATGCCATTCCACCCGAAGCCCCCCATGTTGCCACTACCGACACACCGGTGCCGAACTGGGGCAGGCTTGTCCGGTCGGATTTCGGGACGGCGGCGTGGAACCGGCGGAACGCCGGCGAGATCAGCCAGTCGATCCCCCATCATCTCGTGCTTTTGTCCTTCAAGCCCTTCAGCAACCGCGAGTCGCGCCTCGGCGGCACGCGGATCCGCACCGCTTCGGCTGCTAGCGGGTGCTGCGAGATCGTGCCGGCAGGGGCGGACTACTGGGCGCGCTGGCATGAGCCCAAGGAGGTGGCGGCGTTCTCGCTGTCGCAGAAGTGGCTCGATGACCTCGCCCAGTCCGACCTCGATCTGCCGGCTGCCACCGTCGTCGCGGACGCATTGCCGGTCGTCGACCGCCGTGTCGGGCTGCTCGGCGGCATGCTGCGCGACGAGCTGCGTTCGGGCACGCACGGGACAATGGCGAGCCTCGAGCTTGATTCGCTCCTCAACCTGCTCGGCATCCACCTTATCCGGCAATATGGCGTGGCTCGGCCTCAGAAGGATCTGGGCGGCCTGTCGGACCGGCAGTTCCGACAGGTGCGCGACCATATGCAGGCGCATCTTACAGACGGTGTCCGGCTCGACGCGCTGGCCGCGCTGGTCGAGCTCTCGTCAAGCCAGATGCTGCGCTCTTTCCGGCGCCGGACGGGGACGAGCCCGCACCAGTATTTCACCCGCCTACGCCTCGATCAGGCCCGCGCACTGATCGTCAATGGACGGCTGCCGCTGGCCGAGATCGCGCTCAACTGCGGCTTCTCCAGCCAAAGCCATCTCACGGCCATCATGCGCCGGGAAGATGGCCTGACCCCCGGCGCGCTGCGGGTATAG
- a CDS encoding SDR family oxidoreductase, giving the protein MTTNDMSKNIDGKVAVVMGATRNQGRAYAVMLARNGCRGVAVHYHGEASRGEAEETAAEIKHYGAEALLFSADLTKVADVVKLFDAVDETFGQLDIVVNTVGKVVKKPFVEITEAEFDQSFAINSKAAFFCMQEAAKRIADNGRIINIGTTLQAATTGLYAIYAGSKAPLEHFTRALAKEIGHRGVTVNTVAPGPLNTSFFYPVETDDSKAFLSGMSPQNRLGEIDEITPLIEFLVGPGGGWVTAQTLFINGGFIAR; this is encoded by the coding sequence ATGACAACGAACGACATGAGCAAAAACATCGATGGCAAGGTAGCGGTTGTGATGGGTGCAACGCGCAATCAGGGCCGGGCCTACGCCGTCATGCTGGCGCGCAACGGCTGCCGCGGGGTGGCCGTCCACTATCACGGCGAGGCATCAAGGGGCGAAGCGGAAGAGACCGCCGCCGAGATCAAGCATTACGGTGCCGAGGCGCTTCTGTTCAGCGCCGACCTGACAAAGGTCGCCGACGTGGTGAAATTGTTTGACGCGGTCGACGAGACGTTCGGCCAACTCGACATCGTGGTGAACACAGTCGGCAAGGTGGTCAAGAAGCCGTTCGTAGAGATCACCGAAGCCGAGTTCGACCAGAGCTTTGCAATCAACAGCAAGGCGGCGTTCTTCTGCATGCAGGAGGCAGCCAAACGGATCGCCGACAACGGCCGGATCATCAACATCGGCACGACGCTGCAAGCGGCAACGACCGGGCTCTACGCAATCTACGCCGGGTCAAAGGCGCCGCTCGAACACTTCACACGCGCCCTTGCCAAGGAAATCGGCCACCGGGGCGTCACGGTCAACACCGTGGCACCTGGCCCACTCAACACCTCGTTCTTCTACCCAGTGGAGACGGACGATTCGAAAGCGTTTCTCTCCGGCATGAGCCCCCAGAACCGCCTCGGCGAGATCGACGAAATCACGCCACTGATCGAGTTCCTTGTCGGCCCGGGCGGCGGCTGGGTGACAGCCCAGACCCTCTTCATCAACGGCGGCTTCATCGCCCGCTAA
- the tcmP gene encoding three-Cys-motif partner protein TcmP, giving the protein MIPVYQDREQTEAKHFILRRYLQTLAFKTLQGGWVTLSYIDGFSGPWKSRTPDHSDSSFMIAIQVLKDVQAKVRATGKRPIIRCFFVEENTGSFAKLQAAVAPHHDPANGFFIETFNGKFEDAVPQIQNTMANSFALTFIDPTGWTGYGFAKVKPIFEHSQGEVLLNFMYDFVSRFTASSDPTTLSSFDGILGANWKTRLDLSQLLREEALLTLFREQFWKAGNFKYVLNTPIEKISDRTHFHIVYGTRSVEGLAAYRQVEYQALKGHGMRRAAAREINRENRTGQPDLFGPDISASLAGLSIDAQISDIKEDAKGWLRDQLPSCPKPFSEIWPMMLDQYMLRKTDAKQICAELGRSGIIKETWRLKNPRRKVPDEEDSIERA; this is encoded by the coding sequence ATGATACCGGTATATCAGGATCGAGAGCAGACCGAGGCTAAGCACTTCATCCTCCGACGGTACCTGCAGACGCTCGCTTTTAAGACGCTGCAAGGCGGATGGGTGACGCTCTCTTATATTGATGGATTCTCAGGCCCTTGGAAGTCAAGAACACCGGACCACTCCGATTCGTCATTCATGATTGCAATTCAGGTTCTAAAGGACGTTCAGGCAAAAGTCCGTGCCACAGGAAAGCGGCCAATCATCAGGTGTTTTTTTGTCGAGGAGAACACTGGTTCTTTTGCTAAGCTGCAGGCTGCGGTCGCTCCCCATCACGACCCCGCCAATGGGTTCTTCATCGAGACTTTCAACGGAAAGTTTGAAGACGCCGTCCCTCAAATTCAAAATACCATGGCGAACTCCTTCGCGCTGACATTCATCGATCCCACGGGATGGACTGGGTACGGGTTCGCAAAGGTAAAGCCAATTTTCGAGCACTCGCAAGGCGAAGTATTGCTTAACTTTATGTACGACTTCGTCAGTCGGTTTACCGCATCGTCCGACCCTACCACATTAAGTTCATTTGACGGTATCCTCGGCGCGAACTGGAAGACACGTCTCGACCTATCTCAGTTGTTGCGAGAAGAAGCCCTGCTTACCCTGTTTCGTGAGCAGTTTTGGAAGGCAGGAAATTTCAAATACGTCCTAAACACCCCAATCGAGAAAATTTCTGACCGAACACATTTCCACATTGTGTACGGGACACGGAGCGTCGAGGGACTCGCCGCTTATCGGCAAGTTGAATACCAGGCTCTAAAGGGTCACGGTATGCGGAGAGCTGCAGCGAGGGAGATCAACCGCGAGAACAGGACGGGACAGCCCGATTTGTTCGGCCCAGACATTTCCGCCTCGCTGGCAGGACTTTCTATTGATGCCCAGATTAGCGATATCAAAGAGGACGCGAAAGGCTGGCTTCGTGACCAATTGCCAAGCTGTCCGAAACCGTTTTCTGAAATCTGGCCAATGATGCTCGACCAATACATGCTGCGCAAGACTGATGCTAAGCAGATTTGCGCAGAGTTGGGAAGGAGTGGGATAATAAAAGAAACTTGGCGGCTGAAGAATCCAAGACGAAAAGTCCCGGACGAAGAAGACAGCATCGAGCGTGCTTAA
- a CDS encoding tetratricopeptide repeat protein, whose amino-acid sequence MTHEQSRTPIRSASVCRAGKSALPLLALVAAIGLAGCQTNSTDAVIRIDKAQGSQENISSLSSVIAANPSDPEGYNVRGSAYGRAGEFSKSLADFNQAIQLNPKFYQAYANRALVYRNMGKQAEAAADYSSALQINPNYDVAYIGRGNIYRLAGQDDQAFNDFSKAIQLGTTDGRAYHGRGLIFQKRGQQEKAIDDFSKAISLSPNSPEPYNGRGISYIANKDLDNAFADFNHAIDLDNKVAESWSNQALVYEQRGDKAKAQKSYQHALNLDPRFQPAKDGLARLRG is encoded by the coding sequence ATGACGCATGAACAGTCCCGAACCCCGATCCGGTCCGCTTCTGTTTGCAGGGCCGGCAAGTCAGCATTGCCGCTTCTGGCGCTCGTCGCCGCGATTGGCCTTGCCGGATGCCAGACGAACTCCACGGACGCGGTCATCCGCATCGACAAGGCGCAGGGTTCGCAGGAAAACATTTCCTCGCTTAGCTCCGTCATCGCCGCCAATCCGTCGGATCCGGAAGGCTACAACGTGCGTGGATCGGCCTATGGCCGCGCCGGCGAATTCTCCAAGTCGCTGGCCGACTTCAACCAGGCGATCCAGCTCAATCCGAAATTCTACCAGGCCTATGCCAACCGCGCGCTTGTCTACCGCAACATGGGCAAGCAGGCGGAAGCCGCCGCCGATTACTCCTCGGCGCTGCAGATCAACCCGAACTACGATGTCGCCTATATCGGTCGCGGCAATATCTATCGCCTCGCCGGACAAGACGACCAGGCCTTCAACGACTTCTCCAAGGCGATCCAGCTCGGCACGACGGACGGACGCGCCTATCACGGCCGCGGCTTGATCTTCCAGAAGCGCGGCCAGCAGGAAAAGGCGATCGACGATTTCTCCAAGGCGATCTCGCTGTCGCCGAATTCGCCGGAGCCCTACAACGGCCGCGGCATCTCCTATATCGCCAACAAGGATCTCGACAACGCCTTTGCCGACTTCAACCACGCCATCGACCTCGACAACAAGGTGGCGGAATCCTGGTCGAACCAGGCGCTGGTCTATGAACAGCGCGGCGACAAGGCGAAGGCACAGAAGTCCTACCAGCACGCGCTCAATCTCGACCCGCGCTTCCAGCCGGCCAAGGACGGCCTCGCCCGTCTTCGCGGCTGA